From Musa acuminata AAA Group cultivar baxijiao unplaced genomic scaffold, Cavendish_Baxijiao_AAA HiC_scaffold_412, whole genome shotgun sequence, a single genomic window includes:
- the LOC135658729 gene encoding uncharacterized protein LOC135658729 isoform X1 encodes MPRTSALECPGCPPLRALTTDVLGLVKVVEAHGKTGIPKVVETWGQPNASSCVLAASYSDHKTDPLLAVARKNGLVECLNPINGEALGITKIDQPLSLDGSLNDDHVVGLHLFKTKGIDVPSRSVSLLTCLEKGNACLRSIPVGDAPENSTTASHITWNVCSSGKIICSSVDKSENYALFGGNGIELNMWDLGKCSKIWSAKSPPNRLGIFSPTWFTAATFLSEDDHRKVVAGTINHQVRLYDTSAQRRPIISVDFRESPIKAVCEDLDGYTVYVGNGSGDLASFDMRTGKLMGCFIGKCSGSIRSIARHPELPVIASCGLDSSLRVWDAKTRQLLSAVFLKQHLTNVVIDSHFSDEGSNGNTCDQQADLQVCDDTETVDNDELPISSGKKASKRKRVGKVK; translated from the exons ATGCCACGAACAAGTGCATTGGAGTGCCCTGGATGCCCACCTTTGAGAGCCTTGACGACTGACGTGCTCGgtcttgtaaaag TTGTCGAAGCTCATGGAAAGACTGGAATTCCAAAGGTGGTAGAAACATGGGGGCAGCCAAATGCTTCATCTTGTGTCCTTGCTGCTTCTTATTCTGATCACAAAACTGATCCG CTTTTGGCTGTTGCTCGCAAGAATGGTTTG GTTGAGTGTCTAAATCCTATTAATGGAGAGGCTTTGGGCATCACTAAGATCGATCAACCCTTATCACTGGATGGCTCTCTTAATGATGATCATGTTGTTGGATTGCATCTCTTCAAAACTAAAGGAATCGATGTTCCATCAAG GTCAGTTTCATTACTTACCTGTCTGGAAAAGGGTAATGCTTGCTTGAGGTCCATTCCCGTCGGTGATGCGCCAGAAAACTCAACTACTGCTTCTCATATTACATGGAATGTATGCTCTTCTGGTAAAATAATATGTTCTTCAGTGGATAAAAGTGAGAATTATGCCTTATTTGGAGG GAATGGCATTGAATTGAACATGTGGGATCTTGGAAAATGCAGTAAGATCTGGAGTGCAAAATCT CCTCCTAATAGACTTGGTATATTCTCTCCAACTTGGTTTACTGCTGCAACTTTTCTGAGTGAAGATGACCATAGAAAAGTTGTGGCTGGCACGATCAATCATCAG GTTCGTCTTTATGACACTTCAGCACAGAGGAGACCTATAATTTCAGTCGACTTTAGAGAATCTCCAATTAAAGCAGTTTGTGAAGATCTAGATGGCTATACAGTCTATGTAGGCAATGGTTCTGGGGATCTTGCTTCATTTGATATGAGAACAG GAAAACTGATGGGATGCTTTATTGGTAAGTGCTCTGGAAGCATCAGATCTATAGCGAGACATCCAGAACTTCCCGTGATAGCATCTTGTG GATTGGACAGCTCTTTGCGTGTGTGGGATGCAAAGACGAGACAACTTCTATCTGCG gttttccTCAAGCAACATCTAACAAATGTGGTGATCGATTCACATTTCTCAGACGAAG GTTCCAATGGCAATACTTGTGATCAACAAGCTGATCTACAAGTATGCGATGATACTGAAACCGTAGATAATGATGAATTGCCAATCTCTAGCGGTAAGAAAGCATCTAAAAGGAAGAGAGTTGGTAAAGTCAAGTAG
- the LOC135658729 gene encoding uncharacterized protein LOC135658729 isoform X2 translates to MPRTSALECPGCPPLRALTTDVLGLVKVVEAHGKTGIPKVVETWGQPNASSCVLAASYSDHKTDPLLAVARKNGLVECLNPINGEALGITKIDQPLSLDGSLNDDHVVGLHLFKTKGIDVPSRSVSLLTCLEKGNACLRSIPVGDAPENSTTASHITWNVCSSGKIICSSVDKSENYALFGGNGIELNMWDLGKCSKIWSAKSPPNRLGIFSPTWFTAATFLSEDDHRKVVAGTINHQVRLYDTSAQRRPIISVDFRESPIKAVCEDLDGYTVYVGNGSGDLASFDMRTGKLMGCFIGKCSGSIRSIARHPELPVIASCGLDSSLRVWDAKTRQLLSAVFLKQHLTNVVIDSHFSDEGES, encoded by the exons ATGCCACGAACAAGTGCATTGGAGTGCCCTGGATGCCCACCTTTGAGAGCCTTGACGACTGACGTGCTCGgtcttgtaaaag TTGTCGAAGCTCATGGAAAGACTGGAATTCCAAAGGTGGTAGAAACATGGGGGCAGCCAAATGCTTCATCTTGTGTCCTTGCTGCTTCTTATTCTGATCACAAAACTGATCCG CTTTTGGCTGTTGCTCGCAAGAATGGTTTG GTTGAGTGTCTAAATCCTATTAATGGAGAGGCTTTGGGCATCACTAAGATCGATCAACCCTTATCACTGGATGGCTCTCTTAATGATGATCATGTTGTTGGATTGCATCTCTTCAAAACTAAAGGAATCGATGTTCCATCAAG GTCAGTTTCATTACTTACCTGTCTGGAAAAGGGTAATGCTTGCTTGAGGTCCATTCCCGTCGGTGATGCGCCAGAAAACTCAACTACTGCTTCTCATATTACATGGAATGTATGCTCTTCTGGTAAAATAATATGTTCTTCAGTGGATAAAAGTGAGAATTATGCCTTATTTGGAGG GAATGGCATTGAATTGAACATGTGGGATCTTGGAAAATGCAGTAAGATCTGGAGTGCAAAATCT CCTCCTAATAGACTTGGTATATTCTCTCCAACTTGGTTTACTGCTGCAACTTTTCTGAGTGAAGATGACCATAGAAAAGTTGTGGCTGGCACGATCAATCATCAG GTTCGTCTTTATGACACTTCAGCACAGAGGAGACCTATAATTTCAGTCGACTTTAGAGAATCTCCAATTAAAGCAGTTTGTGAAGATCTAGATGGCTATACAGTCTATGTAGGCAATGGTTCTGGGGATCTTGCTTCATTTGATATGAGAACAG GAAAACTGATGGGATGCTTTATTGGTAAGTGCTCTGGAAGCATCAGATCTATAGCGAGACATCCAGAACTTCCCGTGATAGCATCTTGTG GATTGGACAGCTCTTTGCGTGTGTGGGATGCAAAGACGAGACAACTTCTATCTGCG gttttccTCAAGCAACATCTAACAAATGTGGTGATCGATTCACATTTCTCAGACGAAG